The Tumebacillus amylolyticus genome window below encodes:
- a CDS encoding PD-(D/E)XK nuclease family protein: MREVICGPFHSGHRELWVQEFRELVEAGRAQTCLYIVPTRGLAGVVRDSVLEGLPGVVGEQILTLFEVVEEVLRRSGNSYVRLDALATERLVAKVLRTLGRAGVHWNGASLEELAHSPGVVSAFQRHIGELTRARLNPSKIVEMVRGTADEQAMEVLAQVYESYRSELKNGAYPLQDTEETYVEAARILREDGLQKLFPGVDRIFIDSFVDFLPHQMEVVIPFLHAERVQIYLPYQTERWRWMESAAGLMEQTLAQFLANGLQVRLEDADPAAEPDIPEDLLHLQARLFAPHPQSLEKTPSLRTFRARTVEKEWLWVAKQIKHLHHEGVSLRDIAVLTTQELEHGGLLHRVLTREGVPLQQNVSLPVDRVPWLRDLLTLYTLDDAIWHRDTLEVLAGADALLGDHPLKGKQTIPQRLSRQLGVVKGQALWKKRVEEQLGFDFEGSPNAELRALYDFLNLLAAKTASLPRTADGATHAGAMRALLPEQGTFQHALVQRYRENSGYGLNDLQRDLRARESLEKVLDALEHMDALLDEESAYTRTEFVQLLGNYLNAEEITLERGKPNGVALLNPSAARGLTFKHVFFVGLNEGQWPTVPSASWLLRDALREELTDRVSLLAPQVQIDQQRLFFLMGLHTATVGVSFSYVSASKQDLPSRFLSQLFEIAPHLAVESDDYLGGSALYPQSPKDISNQAEARDWLAAMQRRTNRNAEDVLAAEALLQVEPDFWKQVRSQVEGEQARAASVGESRFDGLLQSQEIRDELSDRYSTERIYSVSQFNRYGECGYKFFLSRVLNLDSTSEEEAELSAMEKGNLYHRVLNRLYDQLREVDRVTTELIDFMRSQLQTLFSEEWSRAQSNRYTEVGLRQQLERDRLLRRLRDWFDGEAEAWKAQGIALVPRYLEWVFGMNSGPEHDPRSQREPITVGDLKLRGQIDRIDATRDGKFMVVDYKAKNTKPMPRAIQNGIDFQLPVYVRAVEQALFPDGEVVGAAYYSIEKVDRSTSALVKAPYLDALGMGKKKTKFDDESWNELLSTSEVMMHDYRQRMADGQYPVLPSDETHCTFCDFRKVCRHNALRTLQRGAVSE; this comes from the coding sequence ATGCGAGAGGTGATCTGCGGCCCGTTCCACAGCGGGCATCGTGAACTGTGGGTACAGGAATTTCGAGAGTTGGTGGAGGCAGGTCGCGCGCAGACCTGCCTTTATATCGTGCCGACGCGCGGATTGGCAGGGGTCGTGCGGGATTCAGTGTTGGAAGGACTGCCCGGCGTGGTGGGGGAGCAGATTCTCACCCTGTTTGAAGTGGTCGAGGAAGTCCTGCGTCGCAGCGGGAACTCTTATGTCCGACTGGATGCTCTCGCGACGGAACGGTTGGTCGCAAAAGTGTTGCGTACGCTCGGACGAGCAGGCGTTCACTGGAACGGGGCATCACTGGAAGAACTGGCGCACAGTCCGGGTGTCGTCTCTGCGTTTCAACGCCACATCGGCGAATTGACGCGAGCGCGTCTCAACCCGTCGAAAATCGTGGAGATGGTGCGCGGAACGGCAGACGAACAGGCGATGGAAGTCCTCGCGCAAGTCTACGAATCCTACCGCAGCGAGTTGAAAAACGGCGCGTACCCGCTTCAGGATACGGAAGAAACCTACGTCGAAGCTGCCCGCATCTTGCGCGAAGACGGCTTGCAGAAGCTGTTCCCCGGAGTGGACCGTATCTTCATCGACTCTTTCGTGGACTTCCTGCCGCACCAGATGGAAGTCGTGATTCCGTTTTTGCATGCTGAGCGAGTGCAGATTTATTTGCCGTATCAGACGGAGCGTTGGCGTTGGATGGAAAGCGCGGCAGGTTTGATGGAGCAGACGCTGGCACAGTTTTTGGCGAATGGTTTGCAAGTGCGGTTGGAGGACGCCGATCCCGCCGCAGAACCAGACATCCCCGAGGATCTCCTGCACCTCCAAGCCCGACTCTTCGCCCCGCACCCGCAATCTCTGGAAAAAACACCGTCCCTTCGCACCTTCCGTGCGCGAACGGTGGAGAAAGAATGGCTGTGGGTCGCGAAGCAGATCAAGCACTTGCACCATGAGGGAGTTTCCCTGCGCGACATCGCCGTCCTCACAACGCAAGAACTGGAACACGGAGGTCTCTTGCACCGCGTCCTCACCCGCGAAGGAGTGCCTCTCCAGCAAAACGTCTCACTTCCCGTAGACCGTGTCCCGTGGTTGAGAGACCTCTTGACCCTCTACACCCTCGACGACGCGATCTGGCACCGCGACACGCTGGAAGTCCTCGCCGGAGCCGACGCTTTGCTCGGAGACCACCCGTTAAAAGGCAAACAAACCATCCCGCAACGCCTTTCCCGCCAACTCGGCGTCGTCAAAGGCCAAGCGTTATGGAAAAAGAGAGTCGAGGAGCAACTGGGATTCGACTTCGAAGGCTCGCCCAACGCAGAACTTCGTGCCCTCTACGACTTCCTCAACCTGCTCGCCGCCAAAACCGCTTCACTCCCGCGCACAGCAGACGGCGCAACGCATGCGGGAGCGATGCGGGCGCTTTTACCGGAGCAGGGGACGTTCCAACATGCACTGGTTCAGCGATACCGCGAGAACTCCGGCTACGGTCTCAACGACTTGCAACGCGACCTCCGTGCCCGCGAGTCTTTGGAAAAAGTGCTCGACGCCCTCGAGCACATGGACGCCCTATTAGATGAAGAAAGTGCCTACACCCGAACGGAATTCGTCCAACTTCTCGGCAATTACCTGAACGCGGAGGAAATCACTCTCGAACGCGGCAAACCGAACGGCGTTGCTCTGCTGAACCCCTCTGCCGCGCGGGGACTCACGTTTAAGCATGTCTTTTTCGTCGGCCTTAACGAAGGCCAATGGCCGACCGTCCCGAGTGCTTCTTGGTTGCTGCGAGACGCTTTGCGCGAAGAATTGACCGACCGCGTCTCGTTGCTCGCTCCGCAAGTGCAGATCGACCAGCAACGCCTGTTTTTCCTCATGGGCTTGCACACCGCGACCGTCGGGGTCTCTTTTTCCTACGTCAGCGCATCCAAGCAAGACCTCCCGTCCCGCTTCCTCTCTCAACTGTTTGAGATTGCACCTCATCTCGCTGTGGAATCGGACGACTATCTGGGCGGCTCGGCGCTCTACCCGCAGTCGCCCAAGGACATCTCCAACCAAGCGGAAGCCCGCGACTGGCTGGCCGCGATGCAGCGTCGCACGAACCGGAACGCCGAAGACGTACTCGCAGCTGAAGCTCTTCTGCAAGTCGAGCCTGACTTCTGGAAGCAAGTTCGTTCCCAAGTCGAAGGCGAGCAAGCCCGCGCCGCATCTGTCGGAGAGAGCCGCTTCGACGGCCTGCTCCAATCTCAAGAAATCCGTGATGAACTCAGCGACCGCTACTCCACCGAACGCATCTACAGCGTTTCGCAATTCAACCGCTACGGCGAGTGCGGCTATAAATTTTTCCTCTCCCGCGTGCTCAACCTCGACTCCACATCGGAGGAGGAAGCCGAACTCTCCGCGATGGAGAAGGGCAACCTCTACCATCGCGTTTTGAACCGACTCTACGACCAACTGCGCGAAGTCGACCGCGTGACCACTGAGTTGATCGACTTCATGCGAAGCCAACTTCAGACGCTTTTTTCCGAGGAATGGTCCCGCGCCCAATCCAACCGCTACACCGAAGTCGGCCTGCGTCAACAACTCGAACGCGACCGCTTGCTTCGCCGACTCCGCGATTGGTTCGACGGCGAAGCAGAAGCCTGGAAAGCCCAAGGCATCGCCCTCGTCCCGCGCTATCTCGAATGGGTCTTCGGCATGAACAGCGGCCCCGAGCACGACCCGCGATCCCAGCGCGAACCGATCACCGTAGGCGACCTCAAACTTCGCGGGCAGATCGACCGCATCGACGCCACGCGCGACGGCAAATTCATGGTCGTCGACTACAAAGCGAAAAACACCAAACCGATGCCCCGCGCCATCCAGAACGGTATCGACTTCCAACTTCCCGTCTACGTGCGCGCCGTGGAACAAGCGCTTTTCCCTGACGGAGAAGTCGTTGGAGCTGCGTATTATTCAATCGAAAAAGTGGACCGTTCCACGAGCGCACTCGTGAAGGCCCCCTATCTCGACGCCCTTGGCATGGGCAAGAAAAAAACCAAGTTTGACGACGAATCGTGGAACGAGTTGCTTTCCACGTCTGAAGTCATGATGCACGACTACCGCCAACGCATGGCAGACGGTCAATACCCTGTCTTGCCGAGCGACGAAACCCATTGCACGTTCTGCGACTTCCGAAAAGTCTGTCGCCACAATGCCCTGCGCACCCTGCAGAGAGGAGCTGTGTCCGAATGA
- a CDS encoding long-chain fatty acid--CoA ligase translates to MMDFPLTLRTLFERAEKLFPKKEIVSRTLSGLFRYTYADYTRRTRRLSSALETLGIERGDRVATFAWNDHRHLEAYFGIPCMGAVLHTVNIRLSPEHIAYIVNHAQDRVMLVDETLIPVLEKVADQLTTVEAYIIMTDKPELPPTTLSPAYSYEKLLQDADETYAYPQDLDENAVAGMCYTSATTGNPKGVTYSHRGIFLHSMNLGLADTTAISESDSLLPVVPMFHVNAWGMPFAGVWFGSKQVLPGPAPTPHILLELMEGEKVTLAAGVPTVWLGVLKALEEKSYDLSSLRATLCGGSAAPRGLIAAYESKGIPFLHAYGMTETAPIALVSRLKSYQQDLPEEERLDIRAKQGMLVPGLEMRIVGQNGDVPWDGQEMGEILLRGPWIASEYFEDDRTADSFRDGWLHTGDVAVIDEEGVVKLVDRTKDLVKSGGEWISSVDLENALMAHPAVFEACVTGIPHAKWDERPLAFVVLKQKDSVAKQDLLDHLRGQFAKWWIPDDVVLLDEIPKTSVGKFLKRALREQYRDFYL, encoded by the coding sequence GAAACGCTGGGCATCGAGCGGGGAGACCGAGTCGCGACATTTGCATGGAACGACCATCGCCACTTGGAAGCCTACTTCGGGATTCCCTGCATGGGCGCGGTCTTGCACACCGTCAACATCCGTCTCTCGCCTGAACATATCGCCTACATCGTCAACCACGCCCAAGACCGCGTGATGCTCGTCGACGAAACCTTGATCCCCGTCTTGGAAAAAGTGGCGGATCAGCTCACCACCGTCGAAGCCTACATCATCATGACTGACAAGCCCGAACTCCCGCCGACGACCTTGTCCCCGGCGTATTCCTACGAAAAACTGCTCCAAGACGCAGACGAAACCTACGCCTACCCGCAAGACCTCGACGAAAACGCGGTCGCCGGCATGTGCTACACATCGGCCACCACAGGCAACCCCAAGGGCGTCACCTATTCGCACCGTGGAATTTTCCTGCACAGCATGAACCTCGGCTTGGCAGACACCACGGCCATTTCCGAAAGCGATTCGCTCTTGCCGGTCGTCCCGATGTTCCACGTCAACGCGTGGGGCATGCCGTTTGCAGGTGTTTGGTTCGGTTCCAAGCAAGTCTTGCCCGGCCCGGCACCGACCCCGCACATCTTGCTGGAACTGATGGAGGGGGAAAAAGTGACGCTGGCCGCAGGCGTGCCCACCGTCTGGCTCGGCGTGCTGAAAGCGTTGGAGGAGAAATCGTACGATCTCTCGTCTCTGCGCGCCACCCTCTGCGGCGGTTCGGCAGCTCCGCGCGGACTGATCGCCGCCTACGAATCCAAGGGCATCCCGTTCCTCCATGCCTACGGAATGACTGAAACCGCCCCGATTGCGCTGGTTTCGCGCCTGAAGAGCTACCAGCAAGACCTCCCCGAGGAGGAGCGTCTCGACATCCGTGCCAAACAAGGCATGCTCGTACCGGGTTTGGAGATGCGCATCGTCGGGCAAAACGGCGACGTCCCGTGGGACGGACAAGAGATGGGCGAAATTCTGCTGCGCGGTCCGTGGATTGCCAGTGAATATTTTGAAGACGACCGCACCGCCGATTCGTTTCGCGACGGCTGGTTGCACACCGGAGACGTCGCCGTCATCGACGAAGAGGGCGTCGTCAAACTGGTGGACCGCACGAAAGACCTCGTGAAAAGCGGCGGCGAATGGATTTCCTCCGTCGATTTGGAGAACGCCCTGATGGCACACCCCGCCGTATTTGAAGCCTGCGTCACCGGCATCCCGCATGCCAAATGGGACGAACGCCCGCTTGCGTTCGTCGTGTTGAAGCAGAAGGACAGTGTCGCCAAACAAGACCTCCTCGACCATCTCCGAGGCCAATTCGCCAAATGGTGGATTCCCGACGACGTCGTGCTCCTCGACGAGATTCCGAAAACGTCCGTCGGCAAGTTTTTGAAACGAGCGCTGCGGGAGCAGTACCGCGACTTTTATTTGTAG